In Streptomyces longhuiensis, the following proteins share a genomic window:
- a CDS encoding SDR family NAD(P)-dependent oxidoreductase, giving the protein MSPNLNRYEGRRVLVTGGGSGIGQATVLRVLAEGARAVAADVSEAGLKDTVEKAAAAGTADRLTTVVVNVADEASVRAGVAAAVEALGGLDVLVNAAGILRSSHTHETSLADFNQVLQINLAGTFLMIRESIPALLAGDGSAVINFSSTSATFAHPYMAAYAASKGGIQSMTHALASEYGKQGIRFTAVQPGSISSGMTDGSGASRQSSGPGLPEDADMSLFMKLAPAIGQGFAGPESVASVVALLGSDDGRFITGTEIRIDGGTHF; this is encoded by the coding sequence ATGAGCCCGAACCTGAACCGCTACGAAGGCCGTCGCGTACTCGTCACCGGCGGTGGCTCCGGCATCGGCCAGGCCACCGTGCTGCGGGTCCTCGCCGAGGGCGCCCGCGCGGTCGCCGCCGACGTCAGCGAGGCGGGCCTGAAGGACACCGTCGAGAAGGCGGCCGCCGCGGGCACCGCGGACCGGCTGACCACGGTCGTCGTGAACGTCGCGGACGAGGCCTCCGTGCGCGCGGGCGTCGCCGCCGCCGTCGAGGCGCTCGGCGGCCTGGACGTGCTGGTCAACGCGGCCGGCATCCTGCGCTCCTCGCACACCCACGAGACGTCGCTCGCCGACTTCAACCAGGTGCTGCAGATCAATCTGGCCGGTACGTTCCTGATGATCCGTGAGTCGATCCCGGCGCTGCTCGCGGGTGACGGTTCCGCCGTCATCAACTTCAGCTCGACGTCGGCGACGTTCGCCCACCCCTACATGGCGGCGTACGCGGCGAGCAAGGGCGGCATCCAGTCCATGACGCACGCCCTGGCGAGCGAGTACGGCAAGCAGGGCATCCGGTTCACCGCCGTACAGCCCGGTTCCATCTCCTCCGGCATGACCGACGGCTCCGGCGCCAGCCGGCAGAGCAGCGGCCCCGGCCTGCCCGAGGACGCCGACATGAGCCTGTTCATGAAGCTGGCGCCGGCCATCGGCCAGGGTTTCGCGGGGCCGGAGAGCGTGGCGTCCGTCGTCGCGCTGCTCGGCTCGGACGACGGCAGGTTCATCACCGGCACGGAGATCAGGATCGACGGCGGTACGCACTTCTGA
- a CDS encoding peptidoglycan recognition protein family protein: MRVFRMTLYCAPVATVFGLLLMCAVTVGPGDGGSAAKSGRAAGRTPADRAAPALPPAAVPVRRPPVLSPVRRPVDRPYTAALPRIVPRAKWLADTDRRPPARYAARVTAVFLHHTDSPNGYDCADTPRIIRYLYTGQAGGRNWDDIGYNFLVDRCGTIYEGRAGGVDKAVVGAHAQGFNKGTAGIAAIGTFVAGTPVPRAMTNSIAALAAWKLGLANVDPRSRVRLTSTNSLSRFPKGRTAEFNAIAAHRDEYETYCPGQALMAALPEIRQRAAALQGR, translated from the coding sequence ATGCGCGTCTTCCGTATGACGTTGTACTGCGCACCGGTGGCCACGGTCTTCGGCCTGCTGCTGATGTGTGCCGTGACCGTCGGGCCCGGGGACGGCGGTTCAGCGGCGAAGTCGGGCCGGGCCGCGGGCCGCACCCCCGCCGACCGGGCCGCGCCGGCGCTGCCGCCGGCCGCCGTACCGGTGCGCCGGCCGCCGGTACTGTCGCCGGTGCGCCGGCCGGTCGACCGTCCGTACACCGCGGCGCTGCCCCGCATCGTGCCGCGGGCCAAGTGGCTGGCCGACACCGACCGCAGGCCGCCCGCCCGGTACGCCGCCCGCGTCACGGCGGTCTTCCTCCACCACACGGACTCGCCGAACGGCTACGACTGCGCCGACACGCCCCGCATCATCCGCTACCTGTACACGGGCCAGGCGGGCGGCCGGAACTGGGACGACATCGGCTACAACTTCCTCGTCGACAGGTGCGGCACGATCTACGAGGGCCGGGCGGGCGGCGTCGACAAGGCGGTCGTGGGGGCGCACGCGCAGGGCTTCAACAAGGGCACGGCGGGCATCGCCGCCATCGGCACCTTCGTCGCGGGCACCCCGGTGCCCCGCGCCATGACGAACTCCATCGCGGCGCTGGCAGCCTGGAAGCTGGGCCTCGCGAACGTCGACCCGCGCTCCCGCGTCCGCCTCACCTCGACGAACAGCCTCAGCCGCTTCCCCAAGGGCAGGACGGCGGAGTTCAACGCCATCGCCGCGCACCGGGACGAGTACGAGACGTACTGCCCGGGGCAGGCCCTGATGGCCGCGCTCCCGGAGATCAGGCAGCGGGCGGCGGCGCTCCAGGGGCGCTAG
- a CDS encoding NAD(P)/FAD-dependent oxidoreductase has protein sequence MPEPAQHADVVIVGAGVAGLLAAHRLTRAGVPTLVLEAGPCVGGRMSTEKVDGFRLDRIGRLLCTSDPELRRAPGLDALVLRPFSPGVLVHSDGRRHRTGELPAPRRAKGALTTARALASAPRVPRPRTSRSPRPTAPLGSPLDHARLARALARLAATPVPRLLARPELPASEALIGRGLPARTLDGFVRPLLSALLCDPDLTSSSRCADLALHAYARGRLCVPEGGADALPEMLAAGLPPGTVRTGVRVSAISANSVTTEEQGELRCRSTLLATGARAAAELLPGLRVPDFHPVTVVHHAVPEPPLTDPALLLDADRLGPVAYTAVISQVDPTRAPAGRALVSSTVLGPPPPERELRAQLAALYGTSTSDWETLAVHHDPEAVPAMPAPHDLHRPVRLLDGLYVCGDHRGTSTVQGALHSGRRAAHAILTDLGVQLAPTTGRLSAAA, from the coding sequence GTGCCTGAGCCCGCACAGCACGCGGACGTCGTCATCGTGGGAGCCGGGGTCGCGGGACTCCTGGCCGCCCACCGCCTGACCAGGGCGGGCGTCCCCACCCTGGTCCTGGAGGCCGGCCCCTGTGTGGGCGGCCGCATGTCCACGGAGAAGGTCGACGGGTTCCGCCTGGACCGGATCGGCCGGCTCCTGTGCACCTCGGACCCCGAACTGCGCCGTGCCCCGGGCCTGGACGCCCTCGTCCTGCGCCCCTTCTCGCCGGGTGTGCTGGTGCACAGCGACGGCCGCCGCCATCGCACCGGGGAGCTCCCGGCCCCACGGCGCGCAAAGGGCGCACTCACAACGGCGCGCGCCCTCGCGAGCGCCCCCAGGGTGCCCCGCCCCCGCACCTCCAGGAGTCCGCGCCCCACCGCTCCACTCGGCAGCCCCCTGGATCACGCCCGGCTCGCCAGGGCCCTGGCCCGCCTTGCCGCGACGCCCGTGCCCCGCCTTCTCGCGCGCCCCGAACTCCCCGCCTCCGAGGCGCTGATCGGCCGCGGGCTGCCCGCCCGTACCCTCGACGGCTTTGTGCGCCCCCTCCTGTCGGCGCTCCTGTGCGACCCGGACCTGACCTCGTCGAGCCGGTGCGCGGACCTCGCCCTGCACGCCTACGCGCGCGGCCGCCTCTGCGTCCCCGAGGGCGGCGCCGACGCCCTGCCCGAAATGCTCGCCGCCGGGCTCCCGCCGGGCACGGTCCGCACCGGTGTCCGCGTCAGCGCCATCTCCGCGAACTCGGTGACGACCGAGGAACAGGGTGAACTCCGGTGCCGTTCGACGCTGTTGGCGACCGGGGCGCGCGCCGCGGCCGAGCTGCTCCCGGGGCTGCGCGTGCCGGACTTCCACCCCGTCACGGTCGTCCACCACGCGGTCCCCGAGCCGCCGCTCACCGACCCGGCGCTGCTCCTCGACGCCGACCGGCTGGGCCCCGTCGCATACACCGCGGTGATCAGCCAGGTCGACCCGACCCGCGCCCCGGCCGGCCGCGCGCTCGTCTCCTCGACGGTCCTCGGCCCGCCGCCGCCCGAGCGCGAGCTGCGGGCCCAACTGGCCGCCCTCTACGGCACGTCGACCTCCGACTGGGAGACCCTCGCGGTCCACCACGACCCGGAGGCGGTGCCCGCGATGCCGGCCCCGCACGACCTGCACCGCCCGGTGCGGCTCCTCGACGGCCTCTATGTCTGCGGCGACCACCGCGGCACGAGCACGGTGCAGGGCGCCCTCCACTCGGGCCGCCGGGCGGCGCACGCGATCCTCACGGACCTGGGCGTCCAACTGGCCCCGACGACCGGCAGGTTGTCGGCGGCCGCCTGA